AATCCAATTCGTTGGCATGTATTTTAGGTATCATACCATATTTTATTCCAGCCATCAAAATGCGTTCGGTTTCGTCGGGTGTAAAAAAGCCTTTGTCGCAAAATACGTCAACGTAGTCAGCTAAGTCTTCTGCTGCAACAAGCGGGATCATTTCGTTTATAATTAAATCCACGTAGTCGCCTTGTCGTCCTTTGTATTCTTGAGGAACTGCGTGTGCTCCCAAAAATGTTGATTTTATCGTAAGAGGCGAAATTTGTTTGAGTTTTCTTATAACTCTCAACATTTTTATTTCGTCTTGTGTCGTCAAACCATAACCGCTTTTAATTTCAACAGCACCGGTTCCGTATTTGCATATTTCTTCGAGCCTTTGCAAAGCCGATTCTACAAGTTCATCTTCGCTGGCTTTTTGCAATCTTTTTGCCGAGTTTAAAATTCCGCCACCGCGTTTTGCAATTTCCTCATACGACAAACCCTTAATTTTATCAACATATTCAATTTCTCTGCTGCCGGCATAAACCAAGTGAGTGTGCGAGTCGCAAAATGCAGGTAAAACCAACTTCCCTTTTGCATTTATCTCTTTTGATGAACTTAATACGTTTTCGCCCAACTTGTTAATTTCGCTCATAGAGCCAAAATCTTCAATTATACCGTCGTTTATGTATAAAAATGCGTCAGGAATAGAATTCAATGTTTGCATATCTTTCCCACTAAGGTACGGAGTTTCGGCAGGTAATATACCCACAAGCGATTTTATGTTTGTCAGTAATGTCTTCATTTTGTTTTTTGTTGCAAATTTATAGTTATTAATCGATAAATCCTTAATAAATTATTATTTTTTTAATTCTTTATGAATACAGATGCGCAATATAAAAATTTTATTACTTTTGTACTTTACGTTAAAAATAATAAACA
This portion of the Lentimicrobiaceae bacterium genome encodes:
- the hutI gene encoding imidazolonepropionase; the encoded protein is MKTLLTNIKSLVGILPAETPYLSGKDMQTLNSIPDAFLYINDGIIEDFGSMSEINKLGENVLSSSKEINAKGKLVLPAFCDSHTHLVYAGSREIEYVDKIKGLSYEEIAKRGGGILNSAKRLQKASEDELVESALQRLEEICKYGTGAVEIKSGYGLTTQDEIKMLRVIRKLKQISPLTIKSTFLGAHAVPQEYKGRQGDYVDLIINEMIPLVAAEDLADYVDVFCDKGFFTPDETERILMAGIKYGMIPKIHANELDYSGGIQVGVKYDALSVDHLEYTGDEEIAALKNSNTMPTVLPGAAFFLNMVHAPVRKMINAGLPVALASDYNPGSSPSGNMQLILSMGCITFRMLPEEAINATTINTAYAMGVEKELGSITKGKIANLMITKEIPNIEFLPYAYGSNKVETVIINGKVQ